A DNA window from Selenomonas sp. oral taxon 126 contains the following coding sequences:
- a CDS encoding cupin domain-containing protein, translating into MSTLITNDFETRRYRLFDVAKEGDVATRTPIYSTESTSGVVWVLKPGQEIKPHGHAKADDIWICIQGEGVFYPTPNEERPITKGDVIVSAKGMCHGMKNTGTEDFIFVGILAPVPADYFPIEG; encoded by the coding sequence ATGAGCACATTGATTACAAACGACTTTGAGACGCGTCGCTATCGTCTTTTCGACGTGGCAAAGGAGGGCGACGTCGCCACGCGCACGCCGATCTACAGTACAGAGTCGACGAGCGGCGTGGTCTGGGTGCTAAAGCCGGGACAGGAAATCAAGCCGCACGGGCATGCCAAGGCGGATGATATCTGGATCTGCATACAGGGTGAGGGCGTATTCTATCCCACGCCCAATGAGGAGCGTCCCATCACAAAGGGCGATGTCATCGTCTCGGCGAAGGGCATGTGTCACGGCATGAAGAATACGGGCACGGAGGACTTTATCTTCGTCGGCATCCTTGCACCCGTTCCGGCAGATTATTTCCCCATTGAGGGGTGA
- the relB gene encoding type II toxin-antitoxin system RelB family antitoxin, giving the protein MSFSIRLTDTEKALAESYAKLHAISLGEAFKQALFEKIEDEYDIALAEEAYAEYVKGGKQAKPIEDLWKELDLEDDVQGTDNVRL; this is encoded by the coding sequence ATGAGTTTTTCGATCAGGCTTACGGATACGGAGAAGGCGCTTGCCGAGAGCTATGCGAAGCTGCACGCGATCTCGCTCGGCGAGGCGTTCAAGCAGGCGCTCTTTGAGAAGATTGAGGACGAGTATGACATTGCCCTTGCCGAGGAGGCGTATGCAGAGTATGTGAAGGGCGGCAAGCAGGCAAAGCCGATTGAGGACTTGTGGAAGGAACTGGATCTGGAAGATGACGTACAAGGTACAGACAACGTTCGCCTTTGA
- a CDS encoding DEAD/DEAH box helicase gives MKVWEMNAALEAYLSGQGERPAFLDAAPADAHERFLLRAAKRLVRSYDLHRAHECGDDDLMLALRNYLLTMQVKIALPALSIAEGNPYGILREADTDRYFAVGQFPVYINRAFAETVFRGEEHLRVRDTRGTNLETDPLIRRITGFVQFKSPAQKLAVYGALNTPDGYTTLVSLPTGGGKSLITQTLAYQREGFTIIVVPTVSLAIDQVRAAKRIVRSAHADEEIFSYSSGVNPAPILEAIRTRRARMLFISPEALINNDNFAQVVREANDVRYLRSIIIDEAHIVIDWGALFRIDYQCLESWRRMLLRNNPAIRTILLSATFEERTVALLKDFFTEDGARWLEIRCDALRHEPRYMLVKAKSRTEKMRRLTELVRTMPHPMIIYVASPDDASDVAEHLGKQGLHNVRTFTGLTAGVRRKELIEAWADDEFPIMVATSAFGVGVDKSDVRTVLHLYIPQNANAYYQELGRGGRDGLPCLSIMLCIDPDDLSGAFNRISKKVMTTEKILGRWNSMYNSPRSPRVKQLSHIDTSIRPNYADRDSLEDVPPSEADVNWNVYVLLFLRRHHLIRIHEVVPQADQYIFVIEVLEEVLRSPDAAQETVIEACRTEEWRSYEQAFRQMQKAVKNGGRVCWSEMFYEIYDRVDEFCAGCNAHEAAYEGDARSDALKAPVEEPLRPLAEDQLAFFSGAKSRIVIAGAEEQAALMAKLSPYRIAAVVSDTPLADTLERMATTGNIFLLSSQDLRALVKKKAYYYISGIIVVCYCGSPREIFALFRYVTEKLGTRGDVRLIHVLQENTYFDWLGKSFTDLADGLVLPVRGMI, from the coding sequence ATGAAGGTGTGGGAGATGAATGCGGCACTTGAGGCCTATCTGAGCGGGCAGGGAGAGCGGCCAGCGTTCCTTGACGCAGCCCCGGCAGATGCGCACGAGCGCTTTCTGCTGCGCGCTGCGAAGCGCCTTGTGCGCAGCTATGACCTCCATCGCGCGCACGAATGCGGCGATGATGATCTGATGCTCGCACTGCGCAATTATCTGCTGACCATGCAGGTGAAGATTGCCCTGCCCGCACTCTCCATCGCGGAGGGGAATCCCTATGGGATTCTGCGCGAGGCGGATACAGACCGCTATTTTGCTGTGGGGCAGTTCCCCGTCTATATCAACCGCGCGTTTGCCGAGACGGTCTTTCGCGGGGAGGAGCATCTGCGCGTGCGGGATACGCGCGGGACGAATCTGGAGACCGATCCGCTGATTCGCAGGATCACGGGCTTCGTGCAGTTCAAATCGCCCGCACAGAAACTGGCAGTCTACGGTGCACTGAATACGCCCGACGGTTACACGACCTTGGTCTCCCTGCCGACGGGCGGGGGCAAGAGTCTCATTACGCAGACCCTCGCATATCAGCGGGAGGGATTCACGATCATCGTTGTGCCGACCGTCTCGCTCGCCATCGATCAGGTGCGCGCGGCAAAGCGCATCGTGCGGTCGGCGCATGCAGATGAGGAGATCTTCTCCTACAGCAGCGGGGTGAATCCCGCGCCGATCCTGGAGGCGATCCGCACGCGGCGGGCGCGGATGCTGTTCATCTCGCCGGAGGCACTTATCAACAATGATAATTTTGCACAGGTTGTACGTGAGGCAAACGATGTACGCTATCTGCGCAGCATCATCATCGACGAGGCGCATATCGTGATCGACTGGGGCGCACTGTTCCGCATCGACTACCAATGCCTCGAATCGTGGCGCAGGATGCTGCTCCGCAACAACCCCGCGATCCGTACGATCCTGCTCTCGGCGACCTTTGAGGAGCGGACAGTCGCCCTCCTCAAGGATTTTTTCACCGAGGACGGGGCGCGCTGGCTTGAGATCCGCTGCGATGCCCTGCGGCATGAGCCGCGGTATATGCTGGTAAAGGCAAAGTCCCGTACGGAAAAGATGCGGCGGCTGACAGAGCTCGTTCGGACGATGCCGCACCCCATGATTATCTACGTCGCAAGCCCTGATGATGCCAGCGATGTGGCGGAGCATCTAGGCAAACAAGGGCTGCACAATGTTAGGACGTTCACGGGGCTGACAGCGGGAGTGCGTCGAAAAGAGCTGATCGAGGCTTGGGCGGATGATGAATTTCCGATCATGGTCGCCACCTCCGCATTCGGCGTTGGCGTCGATAAAAGCGATGTGCGGACGGTGCTGCATCTCTACATCCCGCAGAATGCAAACGCCTACTATCAGGAACTCGGGCGCGGCGGACGCGACGGGCTGCCCTGTCTCAGCATCATGCTCTGCATCGATCCCGACGATCTAAGCGGCGCGTTCAATCGGATCTCCAAGAAGGTTATGACCACGGAGAAGATCCTCGGGCGCTGGAACAGCATGTATAACAGTCCCCGCTCTCCGCGCGTGAAGCAGCTGAGCCATATCGATACCTCCATACGGCCGAACTATGCGGATCGGGACAGTCTGGAGGATGTGCCGCCCTCGGAGGCGGATGTGAACTGGAACGTCTATGTGCTCCTCTTCCTGAGACGCCATCACCTCATCCGCATTCATGAGGTTGTGCCTCAGGCGGATCAATACATCTTCGTCATCGAGGTTCTGGAAGAGGTGTTGCGCTCGCCCGATGCTGCGCAGGAAACAGTGATCGAAGCCTGCCGCACGGAGGAATGGCGCTCCTATGAGCAGGCATTCCGTCAGATGCAGAAGGCGGTCAAAAACGGCGGTCGGGTCTGCTGGTCTGAGATGTTCTATGAGATCTATGATCGCGTGGATGAATTCTGCGCCGGCTGCAATGCGCATGAAGCGGCGTATGAGGGAGATGCACGTAGCGATGCACTTAAAGCTCCCGTGGAGGAGCCGCTCAGACCGCTTGCCGAGGATCAGCTCGCGTTTTTTTCAGGGGCAAAGAGCCGCATTGTGATTGCGGGGGCGGAGGAGCAGGCGGCACTGATGGCGAAACTCTCTCCATACCGCATTGCTGCTGTCGTCTCGGATACCCCGTTGGCGGACACGTTAGAGCGGATGGCGACGACGGGCAACATTTTTCTGCTCAGTTCGCAGGATCTGCGTGCACTCGTCAAGAAAAAGGCGTATTATTATATCTCTGGGATCATCGTTGTGTGCTATTGCGGCAGTCCACGGGAGATCTTTGCGCTGTTCCGGTATGTCACGGAGAAATTGGGAACGCGCGGCGATGTGCGTCTCATTCACGTGTTGCAGGAAAATACATATTTCGATTGGCTGGGCAAGTCCTTTACCGATCTGGCGGATGGACTGGTCTTGCCTGTGCGTGGTATGATTTAG
- a CDS encoding type II toxin-antitoxin system RelE family toxin, whose product MTYKVQTTFAFDREFKKLDRYTQRIIRGWIAKNLVHCENPRAFGKAPTANRKGQWRYRIGDCRLICAIEDDQLIILALAIGHRREIYS is encoded by the coding sequence ATGACGTACAAGGTACAGACAACGTTCGCCTTTGATCGGGAGTTCAAGAAGCTGGATCGCTATACGCAGCGGATTATTCGCGGATGGATTGCAAAGAATCTTGTGCACTGCGAGAATCCGCGCGCGTTTGGCAAGGCGCCCACGGCGAATCGCAAAGGGCAGTGGCGCTATCGGATCGGTGACTGCCGTCTGATCTGCGCGATTGAGGACGATCAGCTCATCATCCTCGCACTTGCCATCGGACACAGGCGCGAAATATACTCATAA
- a CDS encoding SNF2-related protein, giving the protein MLKAGMYVRCPADPESARDPRVFLCGQVVEVNEFQRSVTVEVHDPFGYDRLFAYEQKGQRTLPKGQAKRCRLFVGSEVKVGGALCTILSAERDEDGFYLYDVKMRATKDVRRVSERDITAPFTNGDVDPTVQLCSYEFQNPCWFMGRAVVSRSMNLLENAIYGFKELAGCKIYLLPHQVNTIMRCLQERPCRFMLADEVGMGKTIEALSVLTIYMAHAAHKHILILVPDTLKEQWKGEMLLKFNLSTGQVKDGHFVQVKTIAELDDGDKERAWDFVIVDEIHRHLGDRDAYALLHRLSAAAENVLLLSATPVQQRKEEYLELLRLLQPSKYDAYNVERFSALIDKQGRIIQKTVTIMNDLAGYEEFLDEQRQAGVDPHDDEESAEVFEDIRKDLKVLCDALADEKLSALLDAVDFKSSDFGVYAVKVVISYLCGNYQIENKIIRNRRHLLTQSEDGTRLLPTRARQEITYALDKDRNAYEARAYELLTERIAADAAHLDVVRVVRPLLESFFSSPWAFRARLNAMEDVDEHLRSCAEQWCRAEDDAISRLADILDDPDAHEDACCSRLVSVINLLCEELYDQKVVLFTNHAETFEAYCRALAHVFPAEEISFFGAGMSAEEIELNSYRFQNDAVCRVMLCDVTGGEGRNFQCADVLVHIDLPWDANQIEQRIGRLDRLERDPERSKVTSVVVHTEDSFEAALFRFWDEGLKIFTQSLSGMEIIMKDINEDLIDAVQRDFQYGLHERIPRMIALADTMRDAVRKEQHFDASALLLRPLYGKLRRLIDYYAENENELFASTMSNWASLAGFRGQRDAAGTITYTAESFSPKSAENSRLIPPQWNAYLASEQNRFISRVQEEYNERRAIRSQRQSIRGTFQRKQAIENDYLHFFAPGDEVFDCIVNNALRSCKGRAAAFAVQSALEWKGLIFTCAPKLSERELRAQGLSVHALGAYRSYLLSEQVVIPVSIENPDDLTDDAVVREYMRIIRAGFRRNRDVHLGKRGRQARYLRDVIGDMPNIDWFRSAYPTEEWRALVKEARKEALERAAEQYRRRSDYRGAREEMERMLSAREAGSAFYGAADAGIAELRRVHNVLLAAMRKLSVTLEAAAFVWMVKSDEGVGDECGT; this is encoded by the coding sequence ATGCTCAAAGCAGGAATGTATGTCAGATGTCCCGCGGATCCCGAGAGTGCGCGCGATCCCCGCGTCTTTTTGTGCGGGCAGGTTGTGGAGGTCAATGAGTTTCAACGGAGCGTCACCGTAGAGGTTCACGACCCGTTCGGCTATGACCGGCTCTTTGCATACGAGCAGAAGGGACAGCGCACTCTGCCGAAGGGACAGGCAAAGAGGTGCAGGCTGTTCGTCGGCTCCGAGGTCAAGGTGGGTGGGGCATTGTGCACGATCCTCTCCGCAGAGCGCGATGAGGATGGCTTCTACCTATACGATGTTAAAATGCGTGCGACGAAGGACGTTCGTCGCGTATCGGAGCGCGATATTACGGCGCCGTTCACGAATGGCGATGTCGATCCGACGGTTCAGCTGTGCTCCTACGAGTTCCAAAACCCGTGCTGGTTCATGGGGCGTGCTGTCGTCTCGCGCAGCATGAATCTCCTCGAGAATGCCATCTATGGGTTCAAAGAACTGGCGGGCTGCAAAATCTATCTCCTGCCGCATCAGGTCAACACGATCATGCGCTGCCTGCAGGAGCGCCCCTGCCGCTTCATGCTCGCCGACGAGGTCGGCATGGGCAAGACGATCGAGGCACTCTCCGTTTTGACGATCTATATGGCGCACGCTGCGCACAAGCATATCCTGATCCTCGTGCCGGATACGCTCAAGGAGCAGTGGAAGGGTGAAATGCTGCTCAAGTTCAACCTGTCGACGGGGCAGGTCAAGGACGGTCATTTCGTTCAGGTGAAGACGATCGCGGAGCTGGACGATGGTGACAAGGAGCGGGCATGGGATTTCGTTATCGTGGATGAGATCCACCGCCATCTCGGCGATCGGGATGCCTATGCGCTGCTCCATCGCCTCAGCGCAGCGGCGGAGAATGTCCTGCTCCTGAGCGCGACGCCCGTGCAGCAGCGCAAGGAGGAGTATCTGGAGCTCCTGCGGCTCCTGCAGCCGAGCAAATACGATGCTTACAACGTGGAGCGCTTCAGCGCGCTCATCGACAAGCAGGGGCGGATCATTCAAAAGACCGTCACGATCATGAATGATCTGGCGGGCTATGAGGAGTTTCTTGACGAGCAGCGGCAGGCGGGCGTTGATCCGCATGACGATGAGGAGAGCGCGGAGGTCTTCGAGGATATTCGCAAAGACCTGAAGGTGCTCTGCGATGCACTCGCGGATGAGAAGCTCTCCGCGCTGCTCGACGCTGTCGATTTTAAGAGCAGCGATTTCGGCGTTTATGCGGTCAAGGTTGTGATCTCCTATCTCTGCGGCAACTATCAGATCGAGAACAAGATCATCCGCAATCGCCGCCATCTCCTCACGCAGTCGGAGGATGGCACGCGCCTCCTGCCCACGCGCGCACGGCAGGAGATTACCTATGCGTTGGACAAGGATCGGAACGCGTATGAGGCTCGCGCCTATGAGCTGCTCACGGAGCGGATTGCGGCGGACGCAGCACACTTGGACGTCGTGCGGGTCGTCCGCCCGCTCCTCGAGTCGTTCTTCAGCTCACCGTGGGCATTCCGCGCGCGGCTGAATGCGATGGAGGATGTGGACGAGCATCTCCGCAGCTGTGCAGAGCAGTGGTGCAGGGCAGAGGACGATGCGATCTCGCGTCTGGCGGATATTTTGGACGATCCGGATGCACATGAGGACGCGTGCTGCAGCCGTCTCGTATCCGTCATCAACCTGCTCTGCGAGGAGCTCTATGATCAAAAGGTCGTGCTCTTCACGAATCACGCGGAGACGTTCGAGGCGTATTGCAGAGCGCTCGCACATGTCTTTCCGGCGGAGGAGATCAGCTTCTTCGGGGCGGGGATGTCCGCAGAGGAGATCGAGCTGAATTCCTACCGCTTTCAGAACGATGCCGTCTGCCGCGTGATGCTCTGCGACGTGACGGGGGGCGAGGGGCGCAATTTCCAATGCGCGGATGTCCTCGTCCACATCGATCTGCCGTGGGATGCGAATCAGATCGAGCAACGCATTGGGCGTCTGGATCGCCTCGAGCGCGATCCGGAACGGTCGAAAGTCACGTCCGTTGTCGTCCACACAGAGGATAGTTTTGAGGCGGCGCTGTTTCGCTTCTGGGATGAGGGGCTGAAAATCTTCACACAGTCCCTAAGCGGGATGGAGATCATCATGAAGGACATCAATGAGGATCTCATCGACGCCGTGCAGAGGGACTTTCAGTACGGCCTGCACGAGCGCATCCCGCGTATGATTGCGCTGGCGGATACCATGCGGGATGCAGTGCGCAAGGAGCAGCACTTCGATGCCTCCGCGCTCCTGTTGCGCCCCCTGTATGGAAAGCTCAGACGCCTCATCGACTACTATGCGGAAAATGAAAACGAACTCTTTGCAAGCACCATGTCAAATTGGGCGAGTCTGGCGGGATTTCGCGGGCAACGCGATGCTGCGGGGACGATCACCTACACGGCAGAGTCGTTTTCTCCGAAGTCGGCGGAGAACTCTCGCCTCATCCCGCCGCAGTGGAATGCGTATCTGGCGTCGGAGCAGAATCGCTTCATCAGCAGGGTGCAGGAGGAGTACAATGAGCGCAGGGCGATCCGATCGCAGCGGCAGTCAATTCGCGGGACGTTTCAGCGCAAGCAGGCGATCGAGAACGACTATCTGCACTTCTTTGCGCCCGGCGATGAGGTCTTCGACTGCATTGTGAACAATGCGCTCCGCTCCTGCAAGGGGCGCGCCGCTGCTTTTGCCGTGCAGTCCGCGCTGGAATGGAAGGGGCTGATCTTCACCTGTGCGCCAAAGCTCAGTGAGAGGGAGCTGCGGGCGCAGGGGCTGTCCGTGCACGCGCTCGGAGCGTATCGCAGCTATCTGCTGTCGGAGCAGGTTGTCATCCCTGTCTCCATCGAGAATCCCGATGATCTCACGGATGATGCAGTCGTGCGGGAGTACATGCGGATCATCCGTGCGGGATTCCGTCGGAATCGGGACGTTCATCTGGGCAAGAGAGGGCGTCAGGCGCGATATCTCAGAGATGTGATCGGGGACATGCCGAATATCGACTGGTTCCGCAGCGCGTACCCCACAGAGGAGTGGCGTGCGCTCGTCAAGGAGGCGCGCAAGGAGGCACTTGAGAGGGCGGCTGAGCAGTATCGTCGCCGTTCCGACTACAGGGGAGCGCGTGAGGAGATGGAGCGCATGCTGTCCGCGCGGGAAGCGGGCAGCGCTTTTTACGGGGCGGCAGATGCGGGAATCGCCGAGCTGCGCCGCGTGCACAATGTTCTGCTTGCAGCAATGCGCAAACTTAGCGTCACGTTGGAGGCGGCGGCATTTGTTTGGATGGTGAAGAGCGATGAAGGTGTGGGAGATGAATGCGGCACTTGA
- a CDS encoding class I SAM-dependent methyltransferase, with protein sequence MRSGKCLSPSGALPQGYFDEESDLDAIGIKYHTDKCSLEHNYLHKYAFFLERFRMQSLRLLELGVFNGSSLRMWQEYFPHAEIFGVDIEERARQYEEARIHIIQANLADSARVMRLREIAPQIIIDDASHIVSHQLLALFTLFDVLPSGGVYILEDLETSLNPEQFEDGYRDAPIDAYEVCARIARVAARKVPDDDSLYAEHINRIGMAVELVSIMKGSVVLIHR encoded by the coding sequence GTGAGAAGCGGGAAATGCCTTTCTCCGAGCGGTGCGCTGCCTCAGGGGTATTTCGATGAGGAATCGGATCTCGATGCCATCGGGATAAAATATCATACGGACAAGTGCAGTTTGGAGCATAACTATCTCCACAAATATGCGTTCTTTTTGGAGAGGTTCCGCATGCAGTCGCTGCGTCTGCTTGAGCTTGGCGTGTTTAACGGATCAAGCCTCAGAATGTGGCAGGAGTATTTTCCGCATGCGGAGATCTTCGGTGTTGATATAGAGGAAAGGGCGCGGCAATACGAGGAGGCGCGCATCCATATCATTCAGGCAAACCTCGCCGACTCTGCACGAGTGATGCGCCTGAGGGAGATAGCGCCGCAGATCATCATCGACGATGCCTCGCATATTGTGAGCCATCAGCTGCTTGCACTCTTTACTCTGTTTGATGTGTTGCCGAGCGGCGGCGTCTACATCCTTGAGGATTTGGAGACCTCGCTGAATCCGGAGCAATTCGAGGACGGTTATCGCGACGCGCCGATTGATGCCTATGAGGTCTGTGCGCGCATTGCGCGCGTGGCGGCGCGTAAAGTGCCCGACGACGACAGCCTGTACGCCGAGCACATCAACCGCATCGGCATGGCAGTGGAACTCGTCTCCATCATGAAGGGGAGTGTTGTATTGATCCATCGCTGA
- a CDS encoding UvrD-helicase domain-containing protein: MADVSNVARGIAMATMIDAKPEYRGEAKVWECLERFLPQSIVAYNNREINGREYDFCLLIEDMGVLVIEVKGWLADKLTVRGVDEIVVEGYEKPQRSPKKQARAYRFALLNRIAEEYSLSPCVFDMVCYPFISAEEYRNTRLDTVSEEQFTICREDLERADALLGKIRRAYDALRYIPHDALTADLIVRLRQAWEPAYEPPVQEMAGTAHPYSILSVHPNEVTQAEIERMVAAYFAGTKHVVFLGDQESYARVAEVFRRAFAQRNIEPLAHGLQIGHRSGLVVGGRSFRSFHLEVYLIDHLDEITASAVFYEEGEGAERLLLERLSASSDFNDQQYLVEHAPSDRNVLVAAGAGTGKTFSMVSRVAFLCSKKADAVAHLEEEIAMVTFTNDAANNMKSRLKQMFVNYFILTNQPRYLKFVEDVDRAHISTIHRFALEILRTAPLYTGLGTNFRIGSNEYLRGKLYDAYLGDFLARAEQENPNFMHEIPVPSYELKRKLMTIADRLLTKSVLLREIKRAQMGVEVNGVLPFNDLIEQVMLPAEEAYATSMHDANEIDLMECIILLNQVLRQISGTLASLRLRYLFVDEFQDTDDVQIQTFQLLQKAMNADCRFFVVGDLKQSIYRFRGARLSAFDQLRKGSLFEWADPYYLTINYRTDHRLLDAFHAVFEGMGQTGCLPYEAKADRLTGRVAVGTAGEELFLSVPVHTKDEKHFFHAVIDVLRQQEARIAGMMRAREEKRLPPLGRAERTIAVLVRTNWQAERLIQAAKQDGIVLHTKSGGDLYQLESTHDLYKLLLALGNSSNPLHLINFIESNYTGLRPGYHVYRGMRTEDCAADLQRILDEFFGTHMNQTWQEIVSAAYTQPILFVLRRLYEALQPWKQYSRDAEEQHYYRVNYEYLMECMIQSANVDTLTLNRMTGYLKVHIMTNQKRAARESAADDAGIRFVCATVHKSKGLEYGAVILPYTDEDIGRVRKMQLEASYADTKLSYIVPFGNDLTEKNSNYDKDVEVEEQIAEESRMLYVALTRAIHSCVWIQNLDSKAAVSWGSLMEE; encoded by the coding sequence TTGGCGGATGTTTCAAATGTGGCACGGGGGATTGCTATGGCGACGATGATCGATGCGAAACCGGAGTACCGCGGGGAGGCAAAGGTTTGGGAGTGTTTGGAACGCTTTCTTCCGCAGAGCATTGTGGCGTACAACAACCGCGAGATCAACGGGCGGGAGTACGATTTCTGCCTGCTGATCGAGGATATGGGCGTGCTTGTGATCGAGGTCAAGGGCTGGCTCGCGGATAAGCTTACGGTGCGCGGCGTCGACGAGATCGTGGTCGAGGGCTATGAGAAGCCGCAGCGTTCGCCGAAGAAGCAGGCGCGTGCGTACCGCTTCGCACTGCTCAATAGGATCGCAGAGGAATACAGCCTCAGTCCCTGCGTCTTTGATATGGTCTGCTATCCGTTTATCAGCGCGGAGGAGTATCGGAATACGCGGCTGGATACGGTGTCGGAGGAGCAGTTTACGATCTGTCGGGAGGACTTGGAGCGTGCGGATGCGCTGCTGGGGAAAATACGGCGCGCCTACGATGCTCTGCGCTATATCCCGCACGATGCGCTGACCGCCGATCTGATCGTGCGTCTGCGGCAGGCGTGGGAGCCTGCCTATGAGCCGCCCGTGCAGGAAATGGCGGGTACGGCGCATCCCTACTCCATCCTCTCGGTGCATCCGAACGAAGTCACGCAGGCGGAGATTGAGCGGATGGTCGCCGCGTATTTTGCGGGCACGAAGCACGTCGTTTTTCTGGGTGATCAGGAGAGCTATGCGCGCGTAGCCGAGGTGTTTCGCCGTGCATTCGCGCAGCGCAATATCGAGCCGCTTGCGCATGGCTTGCAGATCGGACATCGCAGCGGTCTCGTCGTGGGCGGGCGCTCCTTCCGCAGTTTTCATCTCGAGGTCTATCTGATCGACCACCTGGATGAGATCACAGCATCTGCCGTCTTCTATGAGGAGGGGGAGGGGGCGGAGCGTTTGCTGCTCGAGCGCCTGTCCGCATCGTCGGACTTCAACGATCAGCAGTATCTGGTCGAGCATGCACCATCGGATCGCAATGTTCTCGTTGCAGCAGGGGCGGGCACGGGCAAGACCTTCTCCATGGTCTCCCGCGTCGCGTTTCTGTGCAGCAAAAAGGCGGATGCTGTCGCGCATTTGGAAGAGGAGATCGCGATGGTCACCTTTACGAATGACGCGGCGAATAATATGAAGTCCCGCCTCAAGCAGATGTTTGTCAACTATTTCATCCTGACGAATCAGCCGCGCTATCTGAAATTCGTGGAGGATGTGGATCGCGCGCACATCTCAACGATTCATCGCTTTGCGCTTGAGATTCTGCGCACCGCACCGCTCTATACGGGGCTTGGCACGAATTTTCGGATCGGATCGAATGAATATCTGCGCGGAAAACTATACGATGCATATTTGGGGGATTTTCTTGCGCGCGCAGAGCAGGAAAATCCTAATTTTATGCATGAGATTCCCGTCCCCTCCTACGAACTTAAGAGAAAGCTCATGACGATCGCCGACCGCCTCCTGACGAAGAGCGTCCTGCTGCGCGAGATCAAACGCGCACAGATGGGCGTGGAGGTCAACGGCGTTCTGCCTTTCAACGATCTGATCGAGCAGGTCATGCTGCCTGCCGAGGAGGCATATGCGACGTCGATGCACGACGCGAACGAGATCGACCTGATGGAGTGCATCATCCTGCTGAATCAGGTGCTGCGGCAGATTTCCGGCACTCTTGCGTCGCTGCGGCTCAGATACCTGTTCGTGGATGAGTTCCAGGATACGGACGACGTGCAGATTCAGACGTTTCAGCTGCTGCAAAAGGCGATGAATGCAGATTGCAGATTCTTTGTCGTCGGCGATTTGAAACAGAGCATCTACCGATTCCGCGGCGCGCGCCTCAGCGCGTTCGATCAGCTGCGGAAGGGGAGCCTCTTCGAGTGGGCTGATCCCTACTACCTGACGATCAACTATCGGACGGATCACCGTCTGCTCGATGCTTTTCATGCGGTGTTCGAGGGCATGGGGCAGACGGGCTGTCTGCCGTACGAGGCAAAGGCTGACCGCCTCACGGGACGCGTTGCGGTAGGGACGGCGGGGGAGGAGCTGTTTCTCTCCGTTCCCGTCCACACAAAGGATGAGAAGCATTTTTTTCATGCTGTGATCGACGTGCTGCGTCAGCAGGAGGCGCGGATCGCGGGGATGATGCGCGCGCGTGAGGAGAAGAGGCTGCCGCCGCTCGGCAGGGCAGAGCGAACGATCGCTGTGCTCGTGCGGACGAACTGGCAGGCGGAGCGGCTGATCCAGGCGGCGAAGCAGGACGGCATTGTGCTGCACACGAAGTCCGGTGGCGATCTGTACCAGCTCGAATCCACGCACGATCTCTACAAGCTCCTGCTCGCACTGGGCAACTCCTCGAATCCCCTGCATCTCATCAACTTCATCGAGTCGAACTATACGGGACTGCGGCCTGGCTACCATGTATATCGCGGCATGCGCACGGAGGACTGCGCTGCGGATTTGCAGCGCATATTGGACGAGTTCTTCGGCACGCATATGAATCAGACGTGGCAGGAGATCGTCAGCGCGGCGTACACGCAGCCGATTCTCTTCGTGCTGCGGCGCCTGTACGAAGCACTCCAACCGTGGAAGCAGTACAGCCGCGATGCAGAGGAGCAGCACTACTACCGCGTGAACTATGAGTATCTGATGGAGTGCATGATTCAGTCCGCGAACGTGGACACGCTCACGCTGAACCGCATGACGGGCTATCTGAAAGTCCACATCATGACGAATCAGAAGCGCGCCGCACGCGAGAGTGCTGCGGACGATGCGGGGATTCGCTTTGTATGCGCTACGGTGCACAAATCCAAGGGGTTGGAGTACGGGGCTGTCATCCTGCCATATACGGACGAGGATATCGGCAGGGTGCGAAAAATGCAGCTGGAGGCGAGCTATGCCGACACAAAGCTCTCGTACATCGTTCCGTTCGGCAACGATCTGACCGAGAAGAATTCAAACTACGATAAGGACGTGGAGGTCGAGGAACAGATTGCGGAGGAATCCCGCATGCTCTACGTTGCGCTGACACGCGCCATTCACAGCTGCGTATGGATACAGAATCTGGACAGCAAAGCCGCTGTCAGCTGGGGCTCTTTGATGGAGGAATGA
- a CDS encoding DUF1068 domain-containing protein: protein METNDEQRERSFMLLMEEKFVEYLWEQGFFSEEDLVGKRCLIVGGEYLLRENYVTILNARLMRRRFRRFPCSM from the coding sequence ATGGAGACGAACGATGAGCAAAGGGAGAGGTCGTTCATGCTGTTGATGGAAGAAAAGTTTGTCGAATATCTATGGGAGCAAGGATTCTTCTCGGAGGAAGACCTCGTCGGGAAGCGCTGCCTGATCGTCGGTGGGGAATATCTGCTACGGGAGAATTATGTCACCATACTGAACGCGAGGCTGATGCGGCGGAGGTTCCGCAGATTCCCCTGTTCCATGTGA